The proteins below are encoded in one region of Roseovarius bejariae:
- a CDS encoding TAXI family TRAP transporter solute-binding subunit — MTLLKKITGAALALSLGAGTALAQDPTFFRIGTGSAGGTYFPIGGTIANGISAPPGSRPCDEGGQCGVPGLIAIAQSTTASVFNNTAVQNGELEAGMAAADVTRSMYMGSGKFDGKPHEKLRIVANLYPEDLHLVMPKGTSIDSLADLEGKRVGIAQAGSGTQVAVLQMLEKWGITRDNIDEAELNNSQSAERLADGQLDAYFYAAGWPVSAMVQLATTKGMELHSFTDEDLATINEAVPAYIPSTIPANVYEGIDYEVKTPAVSALLVVSSDLDEELVYGITKALWNDNTRKLLDNGHAKGKQITPDTALDGVEALGVPLHPGAEKFYKEAGLLE, encoded by the coding sequence ATGACATTACTCAAGAAAATCACCGGCGCGGCGCTTGCGCTCAGCCTTGGGGCGGGCACCGCCCTTGCCCAGGATCCCACCTTCTTCCGAATCGGCACCGGCAGCGCCGGGGGCACCTATTTCCCCATCGGCGGCACCATCGCCAACGGGATTTCCGCCCCTCCCGGATCGCGCCCCTGTGACGAAGGCGGCCAATGCGGTGTGCCGGGCCTGATCGCCATCGCGCAATCGACCACGGCCTCGGTCTTCAACAACACCGCCGTACAGAACGGCGAGCTCGAGGCAGGTATGGCCGCCGCCGACGTGACCCGTTCGATGTACATGGGCAGCGGCAAGTTCGACGGCAAACCGCATGAAAAACTGCGCATCGTCGCCAACCTCTATCCCGAGGACCTGCACCTTGTGATGCCGAAAGGCACCTCGATCGACAGCCTTGCTGACCTCGAAGGCAAGCGCGTCGGTATCGCGCAGGCCGGATCGGGCACCCAAGTCGCCGTGCTTCAGATGTTGGAAAAATGGGGCATCACCCGCGACAACATCGACGAGGCCGAGCTGAACAACTCGCAATCCGCCGAACGCCTCGCCGATGGGCAACTTGACGCTTACTTCTACGCCGCGGGCTGGCCGGTCTCCGCCATGGTGCAACTGGCCACCACCAAGGGGATGGAACTGCACAGCTTCACCGACGAAGACCTTGCCACCATCAACGAGGCCGTCCCGGCCTATATCCCCTCGACCATTCCCGCCAATGTCTATGAAGGCATTGATTACGAGGTGAAAACCCCCGCCGTTTCGGCCCTTCTGGTGGTCTCCTCGGATCTGGACGAGGAACTGGTCTATGGCATCACCAAGGCGCTGTGGAACGACAACACCCGCAAGCTTCTGGACAACGGCCATGCCAAGGGCAAGCAGATCACGCCCGACACCGCGCTGGACGGGGTCGAAGCGCTTGGTGTGCCGCTGCATCCGGGCGCCGAGAAATTCTACAAGGAAGCGGGCCTGCTGGAGTGA
- a CDS encoding TRAP transporter permease has translation MTEGQHEATRDLSEDDLKDIERKYDEGAATRTVAPGFTAFLRYVALAFAIYHYLTAGFALPPDFWHMGWHLSGLFILTYAFFPAFKTSIAFDLKTGWLRIGGVPIIDIIAMVLGVASALYLGLAWRGIPMLGIEEQTFRMGNPNTYDMVFGCILIVLVLDIARRTLGWVLPLIICLFMSYALFGPIFPGILQHPGVKFKTFVSSMYFPQEGIFGVTLWVVSTIVFHFVLFGVIAQRTGLGQLFIDNATILAGRYTGGPAKVSVVSSAFFGTISGSSVANTVSTGALTIPNMKRLGYPGHFAGGVEAAASAGGQITPPIMGAAAFIMAEFLEVPYTTIVIAAIFPALLHYVGVFAVVHLMARRLNLQGLAKDKLPQFAAVWRDGWANIVPLIGLLLVLFSGYTPFMSAFCGISLSLVAGMSRIKQPVTLIYAAAFIAFVVWKYMGGGFDLSMSLMLIAGSVIATFNPQDRITIPEMAVTFETGVKYALAVGAAAAAVGIVIGVINTTGVGFRIGFMVTQAATALGSDLHWLFTYGDWELFSTSDLTLFISLVFIALACILMGAGIPTTALYIMLVSVAQPALAQLGIPPIASHMFVLYYGVVAEITPPVCTSAYAASAIANSNPFRTGISAFTLGLGKVLAPMAFVYAPVLLFVSETGFDLWEFSYTATSCIIGVVSLSAAVVGYWLTPMGALSRWLLAIAGLVFIAPSLQADLVAAIIAAPVILSQVIARRHAASTAG, from the coding sequence ATGACCGAGGGGCAACACGAGGCCACGCGCGACCTGAGCGAGGACGACCTCAAGGATATCGAACGCAAGTACGACGAAGGCGCCGCCACGCGCACCGTGGCGCCGGGCTTTACCGCCTTCCTGCGCTACGTCGCCCTTGCCTTCGCGATCTATCACTACCTCACGGCGGGCTTCGCCCTGCCGCCCGATTTCTGGCACATGGGCTGGCACCTGTCGGGGTTGTTCATCCTGACCTATGCCTTCTTTCCCGCCTTCAAGACTTCCATCGCTTTCGACCTGAAAACCGGCTGGCTGCGCATCGGCGGCGTGCCCATCATCGACATTATCGCCATGGTCCTCGGCGTTGCCTCGGCGCTTTACCTTGGCCTTGCGTGGCGCGGTATCCCGATGCTGGGGATCGAGGAACAGACCTTCCGCATGGGCAACCCCAATACCTATGACATGGTGTTCGGCTGTATCCTCATCGTGCTGGTGCTGGACATCGCGCGCCGCACGCTGGGCTGGGTTCTGCCGCTGATCATCTGTCTGTTCATGTCCTATGCCCTGTTCGGGCCGATCTTTCCCGGCATCCTTCAACACCCGGGCGTGAAGTTCAAAACCTTCGTCTCGTCGATGTATTTCCCGCAGGAAGGCATCTTTGGCGTCACCCTCTGGGTGGTTTCGACCATCGTCTTTCACTTCGTGCTGTTCGGCGTCATCGCCCAGCGCACCGGGCTGGGACAGCTTTTCATCGACAACGCCACGATCCTCGCGGGCCGCTATACCGGCGGCCCGGCCAAGGTTTCGGTCGTGTCCTCGGCCTTTTTCGGCACGATCTCGGGTTCTTCCGTGGCCAACACCGTCTCGACCGGCGCGCTGACCATCCCCAACATGAAGCGGCTGGGCTATCCGGGCCATTTCGCGGGCGGGGTCGAGGCCGCGGCCTCGGCGGGCGGTCAGATCACCCCGCCGATCATGGGGGCGGCGGCCTTCATCATGGCCGAATTCCTTGAGGTGCCCTATACCACCATCGTGATCGCCGCGATCTTTCCGGCGCTGCTGCACTACGTCGGGGTCTTCGCCGTGGTGCACCTGATGGCACGGCGGTTGAACCTGCAAGGGCTGGCCAAGGACAAGCTGCCGCAATTCGCCGCCGTCTGGCGCGATGGCTGGGCCAATATCGTGCCCCTCATCGGCCTGCTGCTGGTGCTGTTTTCCGGTTACACCCCCTTCATGTCGGCCTTCTGCGGCATTTCCCTGTCGCTGGTCGCGGGGATGAGCCGGATCAAACAGCCCGTCACGCTGATCTACGCGGCGGCCTTCATCGCCTTCGTGGTCTGGAAATACATGGGCGGCGGCTTCGATTTGTCGATGTCGCTCATGCTGATCGCGGGCAGCGTCATCGCCACGTTCAACCCGCAAGACCGGATCACAATCCCGGAAATGGCCGTCACCTTCGAGACGGGCGTGAAATATGCCCTCGCCGTGGGCGCCGCCGCCGCCGCCGTGGGCATCGTCATCGGCGTCATCAACACCACCGGCGTGGGCTTTCGCATCGGGTTCATGGTGACCCAGGCGGCCACCGCGCTCGGCTCGGACCTGCACTGGCTGTTCACCTACGGCGATTGGGAGCTTTTCTCGACCTCCGACCTCACGCTCTTCATCAGCCTCGTGTTCATCGCGCTGGCCTGTATCCTGATGGGCGCGGGCATTCCCACCACGGCGCTTTACATCATGCTGGTCTCGGTCGCCCAACCGGCGCTGGCGCAACTGGGCATCCCCCCCATCGCAAGCCATATGTTCGTTCTCTACTACGGCGTGGTGGCCGAGATCACGCCGCCGGTCTGTACCTCGGCCTACGCGGCCTCGGCGATTGCCAACTCAAACCCCTTCCGCACCGGCATTTCCGCCTTCACGCTGGGTCTGGGCAAGGTGCTGGCGCCCATGGCCTTCGTCTATGCGCCGGTGCTGCTGTTCGTGTCGGAAACCGGCTTTGATCTCTGGGAGTTCAGCTATACCGCGACAAGCTGCATTATCGGGGTGGTCTCGCTCTCGGCGGCGGTGGTGGGCTATTGGCTGACCCCCATGGGGGCGCTGTCGCGCTGGCTTCTCGCCATCGCGGGGCTTGTCTTTATCGCACCATCGCTACAGGCCGATCTGGTGGCCGCGATCATCGCCGCGCCGGTGATCCTTAGCCAAGTGATCGCCCGGCGGCACGCCGCCTCGACCGCGGGCTAG
- a CDS encoding NAD(P)/FAD-dependent oxidoreductase, producing the protein MSETVTILGAGIVGICSALSLLERGQRVRLIDRGDPGQETSLGNAGVVSPWSIIPQSTPGLWRSIPGMILSRNKPLSVRAGTWPRMIPWGLRLLAQGTEARTRRAAEAMDHLCAPSIDLYHRHLAGTGHEGLIRDSHYIHAFRDEAAARDAFDSLGYRIRAEKGAPMEVIDHAALKRMEPAIGPAYRAAITIGAQARCTNPGRMGQVLAQKARSMGAEIIRDEVQALTETETGWHITGQAQSYDAAQVVIAMGAWSAALLRPLGYRLPLMAERGYHIECENPGVSLENSIMDMDGKFVASSMEGGVRIAGQAEFGPAEAPPDPRRKGILARQAREVFPDLNVAQARFWMGRRPSFPDSLPVLGPSGRHKGLYFCFGHSHYGLMMAPKSGEVLADHLTGTRPNLPLAAYSASRF; encoded by the coding sequence ATGTCGGAAACGGTCACGATCCTCGGCGCCGGCATTGTCGGCATCTGCTCGGCGCTGTCGTTGCTGGAGCGCGGGCAGCGCGTGCGCCTGATCGACAGGGGCGACCCGGGGCAGGAAACCTCCCTCGGGAACGCGGGCGTTGTCTCGCCATGGTCGATCATCCCGCAATCCACCCCGGGCCTCTGGCGGTCGATCCCCGGGATGATCCTGTCGCGCAACAAGCCGCTTTCGGTGCGTGCCGGAACATGGCCCCGGATGATCCCATGGGGCCTGCGCCTTCTGGCGCAGGGCACCGAGGCGCGAACGCGCCGCGCCGCCGAGGCGATGGACCATCTTTGCGCCCCTTCGATCGACCTTTACCACCGTCACCTTGCGGGCACCGGGCACGAGGGGTTGATCCGCGACAGCCACTATATCCACGCCTTCCGCGATGAGGCCGCCGCGCGGGATGCGTTCGACAGCCTCGGCTATCGCATCCGCGCCGAGAAAGGCGCGCCGATGGAGGTCATCGACCATGCCGCACTCAAACGCATGGAACCGGCCATCGGCCCCGCTTATCGCGCGGCCATCACCATCGGCGCACAGGCGCGGTGCACCAACCCGGGACGCATGGGGCAGGTTCTGGCGCAAAAGGCCCGTTCCATGGGGGCCGAGATCATCCGTGACGAGGTGCAGGCCCTCACCGAAACCGAAACCGGCTGGCATATCACCGGGCAGGCCCAAAGCTATGACGCCGCACAGGTCGTCATCGCCATGGGCGCTTGGTCGGCGGCGCTCTTGCGGCCGCTGGGTTATCGCCTGCCGCTGATGGCCGAACGGGGGTATCACATCGAATGCGAAAATCCGGGCGTCAGCCTTGAAAACTCGATCATGGACATGGACGGAAAATTCGTGGCCTCCAGCATGGAGGGCGGGGTGCGCATTGCCGGTCAGGCCGAATTCGGCCCCGCCGAGGCGCCCCCCGACCCGCGGCGAAAAGGCATCCTCGCGCGACAGGCGCGCGAGGTCTTTCCCGACCTGAACGTTGCGCAAGCACGCTTCTGGATGGGCCGCCGCCCCTCCTTCCCAGACAGCCTGCCGGTGCTCGGCCCGTCCGGGCGGCACAAGGGCCTGTACTTCTGCTTCGGGCATTCCCACTACGGGTTGATGATGGCGCCCAAATCCGGCGAGGTGCTGGCCGATCACCTGACCGGCACACGCCCCAACCTGCCGCTTGCGGCCTACAGCGCCTCACGATTCTGA
- a CDS encoding GGDEF domain-containing protein, whose amino-acid sequence MKDEQNETALYALLDVLCPMHAVLNATGHVVHVGPTFAKLAAETPPEGRRFLELLELKRPKLGDSMEALRRAEGAKLHFQLRTGPQSDLKGTLVCLPEQGGFGPAGGAVVNLSFGISVMEAVRDFTLTSADFAATDLAIEMLYLIEAKSAAMEASRKLNLRLQGAKIAAEEQAFTDTLTGLKNRRAMQPVLERLMETEHDFVLMALDLDYFKSVNDTLGHAAGDHVLQRVARRIVSETRGEDTIIRTGGDEFVLIFDGLTNRDRVAEIAGRLIARLERPIPFGEKECRVSASIGASLSCEYARVDPEQMMQDADVALYAAKDRGRGRYVVYDPTLRHTQGIGPRAPSES is encoded by the coding sequence ATGAAAGATGAGCAGAACGAGACCGCGCTATATGCGCTTCTGGATGTGCTGTGCCCGATGCATGCGGTGCTCAATGCCACGGGGCATGTGGTGCATGTCGGACCGACCTTTGCCAAGCTTGCGGCCGAGACCCCGCCCGAGGGGCGGCGGTTTCTGGAGCTGCTGGAGCTCAAGCGCCCCAAGCTGGGCGACAGCATGGAGGCCCTGCGCCGGGCGGAGGGCGCGAAACTGCATTTTCAGTTGCGCACCGGGCCGCAATCGGACCTGAAAGGAACGCTGGTGTGCCTGCCCGAGCAGGGCGGTTTCGGTCCGGCTGGCGGTGCCGTCGTAAACCTGTCGTTCGGGATTTCGGTGATGGAGGCGGTGCGCGATTTCACCCTCACCAGCGCCGATTTCGCGGCCACCGACCTTGCCATCGAAATGCTCTACCTGATCGAGGCGAAATCGGCGGCGATGGAGGCGTCGCGCAAGCTGAACCTGCGATTGCAGGGCGCCAAGATCGCCGCCGAGGAACAGGCCTTTACCGATACGCTGACCGGGCTCAAGAACCGCCGGGCCATGCAACCCGTGTTGGAGCGGTTGATGGAAACCGAGCATGATTTCGTCCTGATGGCGCTTGATCTGGATTATTTCAAATCGGTGAACGACACGCTGGGCCATGCTGCGGGGGATCATGTCTTGCAGCGGGTGGCCCGCCGCATCGTGAGCGAAACGCGCGGCGAGGATACGATCATCCGCACGGGTGGCGATGAATTCGTGTTGATCTTCGACGGGTTGACCAACCGCGACCGCGTGGCCGAAATCGCCGGGCGGCTGATCGCGCGGCTGGAGCGGCCCATCCCTTTCGGCGAAAAAGAATGCCGGGTCTCGGCCAGCATCGGCGCGAGCCTGAGTTGTGAATATGCCCGGGTCGATCCCGAGCAGATGATGCAGGATGCCGATGTCGCGCTTTATGCCGCCAAGGACAGGGGGCGGGGGCGTTACGTAGTTTATGATCCCACACTTCGCCACACGCAGGGGATCGGACCCAGAGCGCCCTCAGAATCGTGA
- a CDS encoding heme NO-binding domain-containing protein, with translation MHGLANRAVERFTRDTYGRETWHGIMHRLDLGFVEFEPMLTYDDAITLEVLGELALTLKKPLGEVLEDIGTYLVSHPNLEALRRLLRFGGLDFVEFLHSLDDLPGRARLAVPDLVLPPLELEEHARGHYSLTVGPMPEGRIAFGRVMMGLLRAMADDYGALVFLEHKGTRADREIIEVRVVEAAFASGRAFDLGAQLR, from the coding sequence ATGCACGGTTTGGCCAACCGCGCGGTGGAGCGATTCACCCGCGATACATATGGGCGCGAGACATGGCACGGGATCATGCACAGGCTTGACCTCGGGTTTGTCGAGTTCGAGCCGATGCTGACCTATGACGACGCGATCACGCTTGAGGTGCTGGGCGAACTGGCGCTGACGCTAAAAAAGCCGCTGGGCGAGGTGTTGGAGGATATCGGAACCTATCTGGTATCGCATCCCAACCTTGAGGCGTTGCGCCGCTTGTTGCGGTTTGGCGGGTTGGATTTCGTGGAGTTCCTGCATTCACTGGATGATCTGCCGGGGCGCGCGCGGCTGGCGGTGCCGGACCTCGTGCTGCCGCCGTTGGAATTGGAGGAACATGCCCGAGGCCACTACAGCCTGACGGTGGGGCCGATGCCGGAGGGACGGATTGCCTTCGGGCGCGTGATGATGGGGCTTTTGCGGGCCATGGCCGATGATTATGGCGCGCTGGTCTTTCTGGAACACAAGGGCACGCGGGCGGATCGGGAAATCATCGAGGTGCGGGTGGTGGAAGCGGCCTTTGCCTCGGGGCGGGCCTTTGACCTGGGGGCGCAGCTGCGATGA
- a CDS encoding ABC transporter substrate-binding protein: protein MKAALTLAASLLTALPAMAQDQMTLVLDWFVNPNHGPIIVAQEQGYFADENLEVEVIAPADPSAPPKMAAAGKADLAISYQPQLHLQVAEGLPLKRVGTLVASPLNCLLVLEDGPIDSMADLKDGKVGFSVAGVEEALLSALLSDAGLSFDDIELINVNWSLSPSLMSGQVDAVIGAYRNFELNQMELEEVEGRCMYIEEMGVPAYDELIYVANPETADMDQIARFLRATERATQYIVNHPQEAWEVFSGTSTELQDELNEMAWADTIPRFALRPSALDHGRYKAFSAFLAEAGLIDAPQAVEDLAMDPAQ from the coding sequence ATGAAAGCCGCACTCACCCTCGCCGCCAGCCTGCTCACCGCCCTGCCCGCCATGGCGCAGGACCAGATGACGCTTGTTCTGGACTGGTTCGTCAATCCCAACCACGGCCCGATCATCGTGGCGCAGGAACAGGGCTATTTCGCCGACGAAAACCTCGAGGTCGAGGTGATCGCCCCCGCCGATCCCTCCGCCCCCCCCAAGATGGCCGCCGCGGGCAAGGCCGATCTGGCCATCTCGTACCAGCCGCAACTGCACCTTCAGGTGGCCGAGGGCCTGCCGCTCAAGCGTGTCGGCACCCTCGTGGCCTCGCCGCTCAACTGCCTTCTCGTGCTTGAGGACGGCCCCATCGACAGCATGGCCGACCTCAAGGACGGCAAGGTGGGCTTTTCGGTCGCGGGCGTGGAAGAGGCGCTGCTCTCGGCGCTGCTTTCCGATGCCGGGCTGAGTTTCGACGACATCGAGTTGATCAACGTCAACTGGTCGCTCTCACCCTCGCTGATGTCCGGCCAGGTGGATGCCGTCATCGGCGCCTACCGCAACTTCGAACTGAACCAGATGGAACTGGAAGAGGTCGAAGGCCGCTGCATGTACATCGAGGAAATGGGCGTCCCCGCCTATGACGAGTTGATCTATGTCGCCAACCCCGAAACCGCCGACATGGATCAGATCGCCCGCTTCCTGCGTGCCACCGAACGGGCCACGCAATATATCGTCAACCACCCGCAAGAGGCGTGGGAGGTCTTCTCGGGCACTTCGACCGAGCTGCAGGACGAGCTGAACGAAATGGCATGGGCCGACACGATCCCGCGCTTCGCCCTGCGTCCATCCGCGCTGGACCATGGCCGTTACAAAGCCTTCAGCGCCTTCCTGGCCGAGGCCGGGTTGATCGACGCACCGCAAGCGGTCGAAGACCTGGCCATGGACCCCGCGCAATGA
- the tenA gene encoding thiaminase II, whose translation MSDYGQTFALWRDAAGQHWPAYTRHRFVEGLGDGSLPRAAFLDYMVQDYLFLVHFSRAWALAVTKAETVDEMRLCAATVNALINDEMALHIRTCADLGLTEADLFEAEEKPQNIAYTRYVLDAGHAGDLLDLLAALAPCVMGYGEIGARLKGEATSESYADWIATYASEDYQQVCREVGALIDAAITRRLGTTPQDSPRWTALTQRFTTATRLEVGFWDMGLEAA comes from the coding sequence ATGAGCGATTACGGCCAAACCTTCGCGCTCTGGCGTGACGCAGCGGGCCAGCATTGGCCCGCCTACACACGGCACCGCTTTGTCGAGGGTCTGGGCGACGGCAGCCTGCCGCGCGCGGCCTTTCTTGATTACATGGTGCAGGATTACCTGTTTCTGGTGCATTTCTCCCGAGCTTGGGCGCTGGCGGTGACCAAGGCCGAAACCGTGGATGAAATGCGTCTCTGCGCGGCAACGGTGAACGCGCTGATCAACGACGAAATGGCCCTGCACATCCGCACCTGCGCCGATCTGGGCCTGACCGAGGCCGACCTCTTCGAGGCCGAGGAAAAGCCGCAGAACATCGCCTATACGCGCTACGTGCTGGATGCCGGGCACGCAGGCGACCTGCTTGACCTGCTGGCGGCCCTCGCCCCCTGCGTCATGGGATACGGCGAAATCGGCGCGCGCCTGAAGGGCGAGGCAACCTCGGAGAGTTACGCCGACTGGATCGCCACCTATGCAAGCGAGGACTATCAACAGGTTTGCCGCGAGGTGGGCGCCCTGATCGACGCCGCCATCACCCGCCGCCTTGGCACGACACCACAGGACAGCCCCCGCTGGACGGCCCTGACCCAGCGCTTCACCACCGCCACGCGACTTGAAGTGGGGTTCTGGGACATGGGGCTGGAGGCGGCATGA
- a CDS encoding ABC transporter ATP-binding protein, with protein MTAPGLTLSGSASFGETPVFGPLTLNVPAGQWTCLLGPSGVGKTTLLRLVAGLDDLTHFDGTITTSDGAPLRGRIALMAQSDLLMPWLSVLENTLLGARLRGETPDRDRARDVLARVGLTDHQGKRPGALSGGQRQRVALARTLMEDRPVVLLDEPFSALDARTRADMQNLACELLTGRTVLMVTHDPGEAARLGHRITIMETGGLSPVTPPPGPAPRPVDDPATLQAQAALLNRLRDSAA; from the coding sequence ATGACCGCCCCGGGCCTGACACTCTCGGGCAGCGCCAGCTTCGGCGAGACGCCGGTTTTCGGCCCGCTCACCCTCAACGTGCCAGCCGGGCAATGGACCTGCCTGCTCGGCCCGTCCGGCGTGGGCAAGACCACGCTCTTGCGCCTCGTCGCGGGGCTCGATGACCTGACGCATTTCGACGGCACGATCACCACAAGCGACGGCGCCCCCCTGCGGGGCCGCATTGCGCTCATGGCGCAGAGCGATCTGCTGATGCCGTGGCTTTCGGTGCTGGAGAATACCCTGCTGGGCGCCCGTCTGCGGGGCGAGACACCGGACAGGGACCGCGCCCGCGATGTGCTGGCGCGGGTGGGCCTGACCGACCATCAAGGCAAACGCCCCGGCGCCCTGTCCGGCGGGCAACGCCAGCGCGTGGCGCTGGCCCGCACCCTGATGGAGGACCGGCCGGTCGTCCTGCTGGATGAACCCTTCTCGGCGCTCGACGCCCGAACCCGCGCCGACATGCAGAACCTTGCCTGCGAACTTCTGACAGGCCGCACCGTCCTGATGGTCACCCACGACCCGGGCGAGGCCGCGCGCCTTGGCCACCGGATCACGATCATGGAAACCGGCGGCCTCTCGCCGGTCACGCCCCCGCCCGGCCCCGCGCCCCGCCCGGTGGACGATCCCGCCACCCTGCAAGCACAGGCCGCCCTGCTGAACCGCCTGCGCGACAGCGCCGCCTGA